Proteins from a single region of Leuconostoc gasicomitatum LMG 18811:
- a CDS encoding ABC transporter permease, producing the protein MEIKKQRFGSKFIKNFWRELEKDNLALLATILLIVLFLFIIIGQIFVPTDIGTMSNILSANLPPLTNGHILGTTNSGADFVLTLIASASNSLIIGFGVAILITIISVTFGMIIGYFGGWIDWIAMRLIDFWLVMPLLMILAIIFSTAKGLSIWSLILILAVLSWPPNVRLIRTLTLSEVNRDYVQAAKISGTPWYKILFTGIFPNISSTVISDFALTLAGSIGIETSLTYLGFGLKHGTSSLGTMLTVLSGSSASSVYTQWWLWIPVTLVLIILTFGIVVLGQVARRAIDQRQSVS; encoded by the coding sequence ATGGAAATTAAGAAACAGCGATTTGGATCGAAATTTATTAAAAATTTTTGGCGTGAACTAGAGAAAGATAATTTAGCCTTATTAGCCACAATACTATTGATTGTGCTTTTTCTGTTTATTATTATTGGTCAAATTTTTGTACCAACTGATATTGGCACGATGAGTAATATTTTAAGTGCTAACTTACCACCATTAACTAATGGTCATATTCTTGGGACTACGAATTCGGGCGCTGACTTTGTTTTGACGTTGATTGCTTCAGCTAGCAATTCACTCATTATCGGCTTTGGCGTAGCAATCCTGATTACAATTATTTCAGTTACTTTTGGTATGATTATTGGATATTTTGGTGGTTGGATTGATTGGATTGCTATGCGGCTGATTGATTTTTGGTTGGTCATGCCGCTACTGATGATTTTGGCTATTATTTTTTCTACGGCAAAGGGCTTGTCAATTTGGAGTTTGATTTTAATTCTAGCGGTACTGAGTTGGCCACCAAATGTACGATTAATTCGTACGTTAACGTTATCTGAGGTCAATAGAGATTATGTTCAGGCAGCTAAAATTTCTGGCACACCTTGGTATAAAATTCTATTTACTGGTATTTTCCCAAATATCTCATCAACAGTTATTTCTGATTTTGCGTTAACCTTGGCAGGTTCAATTGGTATTGAGACTAGTTTGACGTATTTAGGATTTGGATTGAAGCACGGCACAAGTTCATTGGGTACAATGTTAACAGTTTTGAGTGGTAGTTCGGCATCATCAGTTTATACACAATGGTGGTTATGGATTCCGGTCACATTAGTATTAATTATTTTGACTTTTGGTATTGTAGTTCTTGGACAAGTTGCTCGTCGCGCAATAGATCAGAGACAATCTGTGTCTTGA
- a CDS encoding ABC transporter permease — translation MWRTILRRVLIMIPQLILVSILIFMLAQLMPGDPFYGSLNPNSDPATIARMRHAAGLDLPWYQQYVKWVGNVLHGDLGTSYVVNKGWTVTRIIGQRIWPTLSMGIIAAVLTYVLSISQALLAARNENKIIDRILIVWNTMTSAVPSFVFYFVMMVLFVYIIPIFPSSGTGIDDTQSFTTNFFSNLRYAFLPALTIALFSTNSIFQYLRSNLLDQQAQDYVRTARAKGVQIKDVFRKHILRNAFLPIASAIGYSITGILGGAIFAETVFGYPGLGALFVQALSGRDYTVITALMLLQGVLALLGGLLSDIISAWVDPRVRVK, via the coding sequence ATGTGGCGAACAATTTTAAGGCGTGTGTTAATTATGATTCCACAGTTAATTTTGGTTTCTATTTTAATTTTTATGTTAGCGCAATTAATGCCTGGGGATCCATTTTATGGGAGCTTAAATCCCAATTCTGATCCCGCAACAATTGCAAGAATGCGTCACGCTGCTGGTCTGGATTTGCCATGGTATCAGCAATATGTTAAATGGGTTGGTAATGTACTACATGGGGATTTAGGCACTTCATATGTTGTTAATAAAGGTTGGACGGTGACACGTATTATTGGTCAACGCATATGGCCAACTCTGTCAATGGGAATCATTGCAGCCGTGTTAACTTATGTTTTGTCAATTTCGCAAGCGTTATTAGCTGCACGTAATGAAAATAAAATCATCGATCGTATTCTAATTGTATGGAACACGATGACATCGGCTGTCCCATCGTTTGTTTTTTATTTTGTTATGATGGTTTTGTTTGTTTACATTATTCCAATATTTCCAAGTTCTGGGACAGGTATTGACGATACACAAAGTTTTACCACGAATTTTTTTAGTAATTTAAGATATGCCTTTTTGCCAGCTTTGACGATTGCGTTGTTTAGTACAAATAGCATTTTCCAATATTTACGTTCAAATTTATTGGATCAACAAGCGCAAGATTATGTGCGAACAGCGCGTGCTAAGGGTGTCCAAATAAAAGACGTCTTTAGAAAACACATCTTACGAAACGCTTTTTTGCCAATTGCTTCAGCCATTGGATACTCAATAACTGGTATTTTAGGTGGCGCAATTTTTGCTGAAACTGTTTTTGGTTATCCTGGATTAGGTGCATTGTTTGTTCAAGCGTTGAGTGGTCGTGATTATACTGTCATTACAGCGTTAATGTTACTTCAAGGTGTATTAGCATTATTAGGTGGCCTATTGTCGGATATTATCTCAGCGTGGGTTGATCCTCGCGTTCGAGTGAAGTAG